A window of the Vigna angularis cultivar LongXiaoDou No.4 chromosome 3, ASM1680809v1, whole genome shotgun sequence genome harbors these coding sequences:
- the LOC108325733 gene encoding uncharacterized protein LOC108325733, which translates to MAGNRQKKSSSTFFSIFNVFSSRKSRGGYCDTPDSSRRVWPSDYDKGNWGVAEPNIDMKAEAFIAKYKKRVSESALYQLDPAADNA; encoded by the coding sequence ATGGCAGGTAATAGGCAAAAGAAGTCTTCTTCcactttcttctctattttcaACGTCTTCTCATCTAGGAAGTCCAGAGGAGGCTACTGTGATACTCCTGATTCCAGCCGCAGGGTGTGGCCTAGTGATTATGACAAAGGTAACTGGGGTGTTGCTGAGCCAAATATTGACATGAAAGCCGAAGCTTTCATTGCCAAGTACAAGAAACGTGTTTCAGAATCTGCACTCTATCAACTTGACCCTGCTGCTGATAACGCATAA